One segment of Metallosphaera cuprina Ar-4 DNA contains the following:
- the taw21 gene encoding tRNA 4-demethylwyosine(37)-methyltransferase Taw21, with protein MSSERPSLWKRVEIVGDIAIIPVPFEYDLQELKVYAEEVMSKTKTSAVWGRKRDVSGRYRLPTYLHLAGESRSDTLYKEHGCTFYLDLRKVFFSEKLSYEHRRIAEKVRPGEKVINMFSGFGAISILAYKMRKPSVVYSIDINPFAYYFMMVNVELNKAYGVIPMYGDAFKRMEELEEADRVISPLPERDEEAYLSAMKRLKEGGHLHLFVEVEVERGEDPVRKAMDRFPGALEGRIVRSTNPGKYHVILDIKKRSH; from the coding sequence ATGAGTTCAGAAAGACCAAGTCTTTGGAAAAGGGTTGAAATAGTAGGCGACATAGCTATAATACCGGTCCCATTTGAGTACGATCTCCAAGAGTTAAAAGTGTATGCCGAAGAAGTCATGAGTAAAACTAAAACTAGTGCGGTTTGGGGAAGGAAGAGGGACGTATCAGGACGGTATAGGTTACCAACTTATTTACATCTGGCTGGAGAATCTAGGAGCGACACCCTTTACAAGGAGCACGGTTGCACCTTTTACCTTGATCTAAGGAAGGTCTTCTTTTCTGAAAAATTGAGTTATGAACATAGGAGAATAGCAGAAAAAGTGAGGCCAGGTGAGAAGGTTATCAACATGTTTTCTGGTTTTGGGGCCATCTCGATACTAGCCTATAAGATGAGGAAGCCGAGCGTAGTTTACTCCATTGACATTAATCCTTTCGCATATTATTTCATGATGGTTAACGTTGAGTTGAATAAGGCTTATGGCGTAATACCAATGTACGGTGACGCTTTCAAAAGGATGGAAGAACTTGAGGAAGCAGACAGAGTCATATCTCCTCTTCCCGAAAGAGACGAGGAAGCTTATCTGAGCGCTATGAAAAGACTCAAGGAGGGCGGACATTTACACTTGTTTGTGGAGGTTGAAGTTGAGAGGGGAGAGGATCCGGTAAGGAAGGCTATGGATAGGTTTCCCGGAGCACTAGAAGGCAGGATAGTTAGAAGTACAAACCCCGGTAAGTATCACGTCATTTTAGATATAAAGAAGAGATCACATTAA
- a CDS encoding glutamine synthetase family protein, producing MSKTDLIETLKSGRVDYVRVEFIDVLGHVRGRSLRRAEFERIMTQDLGVPYAESLVLLDFQDRPLKSRYEDIIAIPDPQSFVIIPYLERTARVLSFLSLPDGTPLKYCTRTLLQKANSKLEEHGYKLEISFEPTFYLLKNNDGYLEPSDAGKAFSPEGLMDQQSFLRDVIKYLELVGVQVEMINKHYGPGQYEITFSPADVMVSSDYLITAREIIRDVAKLYNKIATFMPKPFSNTPASSMDIYVTLKKTDGSDATLDPNDPKGIGLSKATYSFFGGILEHLKSILAIASPTINSYKRFQEIITPSLGGMGFERHFLLRIPSNVKESRSIELRLADPLTNSYLLLSAIIFAGIEGLEKNLDTDVNNEMTTPPRDIREALGFLERDSSLKYSLGEDLVRAFLDLKSKEIEDYESFVTDWEREAYLKAGW from the coding sequence TTGTCCAAGACGGATCTTATTGAAACCTTAAAGTCTGGTAGAGTAGATTACGTCAGAGTCGAGTTCATAGATGTACTAGGTCACGTTAGAGGAAGATCTCTAAGGAGAGCTGAGTTTGAGAGAATAATGACCCAGGACCTAGGTGTACCGTATGCAGAATCGTTAGTGTTATTAGATTTTCAAGATAGGCCACTCAAATCTCGTTATGAGGACATTATTGCAATACCTGATCCACAGTCGTTCGTGATAATACCCTACCTAGAGAGGACAGCTAGGGTTCTCTCCTTTTTATCGTTACCTGATGGGACTCCATTAAAGTACTGTACAAGGACTCTCTTACAAAAGGCCAACAGTAAACTTGAGGAGCACGGATACAAGCTTGAGATATCATTTGAACCCACTTTTTATCTTTTAAAGAATAACGACGGTTACTTAGAACCCTCTGATGCAGGTAAGGCTTTCTCTCCAGAAGGTTTAATGGATCAGCAATCTTTCCTTAGGGATGTCATAAAGTATCTTGAGCTTGTCGGCGTTCAAGTGGAAATGATAAACAAACATTACGGCCCCGGACAATACGAGATAACGTTCTCCCCTGCCGACGTTATGGTCTCTTCAGACTACCTTATCACAGCTAGGGAAATCATAAGGGACGTAGCGAAGTTATACAACAAGATTGCGACTTTCATGCCCAAGCCTTTTTCCAACACTCCTGCAAGTAGTATGGACATATACGTAACTCTTAAGAAGACAGACGGTTCAGACGCTACGCTAGATCCTAACGATCCAAAGGGAATCGGATTAAGTAAAGCCACTTATTCGTTCTTTGGAGGAATATTAGAGCACCTTAAGAGCATCTTGGCTATTGCCTCCCCAACTATAAATTCTTACAAGAGGTTTCAAGAGATAATAACTCCTAGTTTAGGAGGGATGGGATTTGAGAGACACTTCTTGCTTAGAATACCCAGTAACGTAAAGGAGAGCAGATCCATAGAGCTTAGGCTCGCAGATCCTCTTACTAACTCTTACCTGCTCCTTTCGGCAATAATATTTGCAGGTATAGAAGGGTTGGAAAAGAACCTAGACACTGACGTTAATAATGAGATGACCACTCCTCCTAGGGATATCAGGGAGGCTCTAGGTTTCCTTGAGAGAGACTCTTCATTGAAGTACTCGCTCGGAGAGGACTTGGTGAGAGCGTTTTTAGACCTCAAGTCTAAAGAGATAGAGGACTACGAATCCTTTGTGACAGATTGGGAAAGGGAAGCATACCTGAAGGCTGGATGGTAA
- a CDS encoding alcohol dehydrogenase catalytic domain-containing protein has translation MLAAVLRKFGGPLSLEEVSSPLNPVKVGATGLCHGDLHIIMGEWTWDLSLKLPLVLGHEISVVNEDKTYLVYNARGCGLCKQCRRGENQFCEKLNVLGVNMNGGFAEYVDVTGFPLVPVKGNPIDATPLADAGVTAMNSVDGIEQGSKVAVLGTGEVAMISIQLLRNEGAEVWVVGRNQAKLRKAKELGADEIVYTGGEYSTDLSAFATSNKFDVIIDYVGSQYTLRDLPWLLRRTGELRVVGEFGGELTLPEQLLVLRGLKVRGILYGSLEQMKRVVRLYETGKLKTLALPYSIKEINSAIIDLIQGRVIGRPVIYPGS, from the coding sequence ATGCTAGCCGCTGTACTGAGAAAGTTCGGAGGACCATTGTCACTGGAGGAAGTCTCAAGCCCATTAAACCCAGTAAAAGTTGGTGCTACTGGGCTGTGCCATGGGGATCTTCACATTATTATGGGTGAATGGACATGGGATTTGAGTTTAAAGTTACCTTTAGTTCTAGGACATGAGATATCCGTAGTTAATGAGGATAAAACTTACTTGGTATATAACGCAAGAGGATGTGGACTTTGTAAACAGTGTAGAAGGGGAGAGAATCAATTTTGTGAAAAACTGAACGTATTGGGAGTAAATATGAACGGAGGTTTTGCAGAGTACGTAGACGTTACAGGTTTCCCATTGGTACCGGTAAAAGGGAATCCTATTGATGCGACACCACTTGCTGACGCTGGAGTTACAGCAATGAACTCTGTTGATGGTATAGAACAGGGAAGCAAAGTAGCCGTTTTAGGGACTGGGGAGGTAGCTATGATTTCAATCCAACTACTTAGGAACGAAGGGGCTGAAGTTTGGGTTGTTGGCAGGAATCAAGCTAAGCTAAGGAAGGCAAAGGAGTTAGGTGCCGACGAGATAGTCTACACCGGTGGTGAATACTCAACAGATCTATCCGCATTTGCCACCTCTAACAAATTCGACGTTATCATAGATTACGTAGGAAGTCAGTACACTCTCAGAGATCTGCCTTGGTTGCTTAGGAGAACGGGTGAGTTAAGGGTGGTCGGAGAGTTCGGAGGCGAATTAACCCTACCCGAACAACTCCTCGTCTTGAGGGGATTAAAGGTGAGAGGTATACTTTACGGAAGTTTAGAACAGATGAAGCGTGTGGTTAGGCTATACGAAACGGGCAAATTGAAGACTCTAGCCTTGCCTTACTCAATTAAGGAGATAAACAGTGCAATTATAGATCTCATTCAAGGTAGGGTAATAGGCAGACCCGTCATATATCCAGGTTCCTAA
- the rtcA gene encoding RNA 3'-terminal phosphate cyclase: MIELDGSFGEGGGQILRTSLALSCLTGKGFKITNIRAKRKNPGLQPQHLSSVELMKAICSARVKGDELNSTVLVFEPEEIKEGDFTIDIGTAGSISLVAITALPVMINRKITLKIRGGTDVPHSPPIDYLRLILIPILEKAGIKGEIGLVRRGHFPKGDGEAVFSFFNAKISEVNLTEFGKLSEIAGISHSTSLPPHVAKRQIQGTLRILNQLKVPTKIIEDTETTGTVGSGIVLAARGDSVIGSSSLGERGVSAEKIGENAAKDLISELSSGAAVDSHMSDILITLSSLTNLDYIGSSFTLHARTNLEVVKRFVRVNVDLQGHSPFRLKIRNLDI; this comes from the coding sequence ATGATAGAACTAGATGGGTCTTTCGGTGAAGGCGGAGGACAGATCCTGAGGACGTCTCTTGCCCTATCCTGCTTGACTGGGAAGGGGTTTAAAATCACTAACATTAGGGCCAAAAGGAAGAATCCGGGCCTACAGCCTCAACATCTGAGCAGCGTTGAGCTAATGAAAGCGATCTGCTCTGCAAGGGTGAAGGGAGACGAGTTGAACTCGACGGTCTTAGTTTTCGAACCCGAAGAGATAAAGGAGGGGGACTTCACTATCGATATAGGAACTGCAGGAAGCATATCCTTAGTTGCCATCACTGCTCTACCCGTTATGATTAACAGAAAGATAACCTTAAAGATCAGAGGTGGAACTGACGTTCCTCATTCACCTCCTATAGATTACCTCAGATTGATTCTGATCCCTATTTTAGAGAAGGCTGGAATTAAGGGAGAGATAGGACTCGTAAGAAGAGGACACTTTCCTAAAGGCGATGGAGAGGCCGTTTTCTCTTTCTTTAACGCCAAGATAAGTGAGGTAAACCTTACTGAATTTGGTAAACTATCGGAGATAGCAGGAATATCACATTCGACGTCGTTACCACCTCATGTGGCTAAAAGGCAGATTCAAGGGACGTTGCGCATTTTAAATCAGCTAAAGGTTCCAACGAAAATCATAGAAGACACTGAAACTACAGGGACCGTAGGAAGCGGAATTGTGCTAGCTGCAAGAGGAGACTCGGTGATTGGGTCCAGTTCGCTCGGTGAGCGAGGCGTTTCAGCTGAGAAGATAGGAGAAAATGCAGCTAAAGACCTTATCTCAGAATTGAGCTCTGGAGCTGCTGTAGACTCGCATATGAGCGACATTTTGATTACTCTCTCGTCTTTAACTAACTTAGACTACATAGGATCGAGTTTTACGCTTCACGCAAGGACAAACCTTGAGGTAGTGAAGAGGTTCGTTAGAGTGAACGTAGACCTTCAGGGTCACTCGCCCTTCAGACTAAAAATTAGGAACCTGGATATATGA
- a CDS encoding Y-family DNA polymerase produces MIVLFVDIDYFFAQVEELLNPSLKGKPVAVCVYSGRTKDSGAIATSNYMARRLGIKAGMAIVKAKEIGKDVIFVPMRKDLYKEISDRVMSIVSTYGDSMEIASIDEAYVDVSRKARNLLEAMDLAKRLKEDILRKEGLRVTIGVGPNKVLAKIVAERNKPDGLGVVDNVTKFIDEIEISEVPGVGKKTEEILKERGIKTLRDVRELRIEDLAKLVGRSRASYLMSLAFNTYNEQVKPRQVSHRGRYVTLTENTRDINVILPFIKRAVDEAFSKINGLPMEIYVVAIMEDLDIVSKGKSYKFALTREYANVVSIELLKKIIESDRRKIRRIGVRLGKISRSSTLEDFLH; encoded by the coding sequence ATGATTGTATTATTTGTGGACATAGACTATTTCTTTGCACAAGTGGAAGAACTACTAAACCCTTCCCTTAAAGGAAAGCCAGTAGCAGTCTGCGTTTACTCGGGTAGAACTAAAGATAGTGGAGCCATAGCTACTTCCAACTATATGGCGAGAAGACTAGGAATTAAGGCTGGGATGGCTATAGTGAAGGCTAAGGAAATAGGAAAGGATGTCATTTTCGTTCCCATGAGAAAGGATCTTTATAAGGAGATCTCAGATAGGGTCATGAGCATTGTGTCGACTTATGGCGACTCGATGGAAATAGCTAGCATAGATGAGGCATACGTTGACGTAAGTAGGAAGGCAAGGAACTTACTTGAGGCAATGGATCTTGCCAAGAGATTGAAAGAAGACATACTTAGAAAAGAAGGGCTAAGAGTGACGATAGGTGTAGGTCCAAACAAAGTATTAGCTAAGATTGTCGCTGAAAGGAACAAGCCAGATGGGCTAGGTGTAGTTGATAACGTGACGAAATTCATCGATGAGATAGAGATCTCAGAGGTACCAGGTGTAGGTAAGAAGACTGAGGAGATCCTCAAAGAGAGAGGAATAAAGACGTTAAGGGATGTGAGAGAGTTAAGGATAGAAGATCTGGCTAAACTTGTCGGCAGAAGCAGGGCCTCCTACTTGATGAGCCTAGCCTTTAATACTTATAACGAACAGGTAAAGCCTAGGCAAGTGTCACACCGAGGTAGATATGTCACTTTAACCGAAAATACTAGAGATATAAACGTCATACTCCCGTTTATCAAGAGAGCTGTTGACGAAGCGTTCAGTAAAATAAACGGCTTACCAATGGAAATATACGTTGTCGCTATAATGGAGGACCTTGACATAGTAAGTAAGGGAAAGAGCTACAAGTTCGCCCTCACGAGGGAATACGCAAATGTAGTTTCAATCGAGCTGCTCAAGAAGATCATTGAATCGGACAGAAGGAAAATCAGAAGGATTGGAGTCAGGCTAGGTAAGATATCGAGGTCCTCAACCTTAGAGGATTTCCTCCACTGA